The following DNA comes from Actinomycetota bacterium.
CAGCTCAATTTTGGTTTCACGTTTATTTATAAAAAATTCCTGTATTTCAAAGTTTTTAATATCTCTTGCCTTCCACTGGAGGTTACTTTTAACGAAAATCTGAATAGTATCACATCCAATTTTTGCCCCACGAATAAGAGACTTGTCTATACCATCAGCAATAGATACATGGGCTCCAAGCAACATTATATCCTCCAAAAATTGAAGACTTTTCTCGTTAAATATACCAGATTTTGATGTAATATATTATCGCATTTAAAATTAAAATAAACTAATTTTAAATCTAATATTATTATTTAAGGAGAATTAAAAGAGATGATGAAGCTACTTTCAGGAAATGAAGCTATTGCAAGAGGAGCATATGAGAGTGGAGTAGTTGTTGCTACAGCTTATCCAGGAACTCCAAGCACTGAGATCTTGGAAAATATAAAGAATTATAAGGAGATATATTGTCAATGGTCTCCAAATGAAAAAGTGGCATTGGAGGTTGCAATTGGAGCATCTTTTGCAGGGGCTCGAACACTTGTAGCTATGAAGCATGTGGGAGTTAATGTTGCTGCTGATCCATTTATGACACTTAGTTATACAGGAATAAAGGGAGGATTAGTTTTAGTAAGTGCTGATGATCCTGCTATGCATAGCTCTCAAAATGAACAGGACAACAGACACTATGCCGAAATGGCAAAAATACCAATGCTTGAGCCCTCAGATAGTCAGGAAGCTAAAGATTTTATATCTAAAGCTTTAGAAATTAGTGAAAGGTTTGATACCCCTGTTCTTCTTAGAATTACAACAAGAATCGCACATTCAGAAGGAAGAGTAAAGTTATCTAAAAGAATAAAAAATCATAAAGAATTTAGATTTGAAAAAAACCCGCAAAAGTTTGTAATGATACCAGCATTTGCTAGAAGAAGACATGCATTTGTTGAAGACAGATTGAAAAAAATTAAGAAATATTCAGAAGATTCAGAATTAAACAAAATGGAATTAGCTAG
Coding sequences within:
- a CDS encoding endonuclease, coding for MLLGAHVSIADGIDKSLIRGAKIGCDTIQIFVKSNLQWKARDIKNFEIQEFFINKRETKIEL